The Vairimorpha necatrix chromosome 1, complete sequence genome contains a region encoding:
- a CDS encoding protein-trafficking protein SEC22-like translates to MTIFYTLVRDGKSKKIISGEFSPQSQNIKISKDILKELRDADSHKILKMESSRDPKFLFLIYPLSPNIFSVIVDQYETDQNIINYIEELNRLLKEKEYKQYEFDNVIKDKSNEFNKDKTLQEIDETKNVLADSLNLIIQRRENIDNISKLADKLTYETREMHTNIKKMKFDNLARAYGIYGIVIFIIILILYYICH, encoded by the coding sequence ATGACAATTTTCTACACACTCGTCAGAGACGGGAAATCCAAGAAAATTATCTCTGGAGAATTCAGCCCACAATCtcaaaatatcaaaatatcCAAAGACATCCTCAAGGAACTAAGAGACGCAGACTCACACAAGATCCTCAAAATGGAGTCAAGTCGAGACCCCAAATTCTTATTCTTAATTTACCCTCTTTCTCCAAATATCTTCTCAGTCATAGTCGACCAGTACGAAACTGACcagaatattataaattatattgaaGAATTAAACAGACTCCTTAAAGAGAAGGAATATAAACAGTATGAATTTGATAATGTAATAAAAGACAAGAgtaatgaatttaataaagataaaactCTACAGGAGATCGACGAGACTAAAAATGTCCTGGCTGATTCTTTGAATCTTATAATTCAGAGGAGAGAGAATATTGACAATATAAGCAAATTAGCAGATAAATTGACTTATGAGACGAGAGAAATGCACACgaatattaagaaaatgaaatttgaTAATCTGGCGAGAGCATATGGAATTTATGGAATagtaatatttataataatattaatattatactACATATGTCactaa
- a CDS encoding U3 small nucleolar RNA-associated protein 14 (UTP14), translating into MSNKLTIDDFLKDETIEVVDTKKPLIKNNREEINHFISTKEQRLEISENKPSFYDIVPKTKLESVINKILNKNNETKIEKTRRLNFQHNFDTKMRRIKRIKSKSYRKAKRLAKSELEQENEYNELGKKLQIPLEEEKEEEIEQEENIEDAPIFNFTENQDDSNQHEIVKLAFEEDMEENEEEFIKEKEEIINENTPKIIETILPGWGDWAGPGLEIIKTKHNTIIETKEGINYAQRKDFGSSHVIINEENNEVEEKYKSNLPFGYTKEDYKIKLSVPVSKECNTTRMYKKILSDVIYNKSGENIEPFKYEPEN; encoded by the coding sequence ATGTCGAACAAGTTAACAATAGacgattttttaaaagacgAAACAATAGAAGTAGTTGACACCAAAAAACcacttataaaaaacaatagagaagaaataaatcattttatttctacAAAAGAACAAAGATTAGAAATTTCTGAAAATAAACCATCATTTTATGACATTGTACCAAAAACCAAGTTAGAGTCagttattaataaaattctaaataaaaataacgagacaaaaatagaaaaaaccAGAAGACTAAATTTCCAACACAATTTTGATACAAAAATGAGACgaattaaaagaattaaaagtAAATCTTATAGAAAAGCCAAGAGATTGGCAAAAAGTGAATTAGAAcaagaaaatgaatataatgaattaggaaaaaaattacaaattccactagaagaagaaaaagaagaagaaatcgaacaagaagaaaatattgaagATGCGCcgatttttaattttacagAAAATCAAGACGATTCAAATCAACATGAAATAGTTAAACTTGCTTTTGAAGAAGACATGgaagaaaatgaagaagaatttatcaaagaaaaagaagaaattattaacGAAAATACGCCTAAAATTATTGAGACAATTTTGCCAGGATGGGGAGACTGGGCTGGCCCGGgattagaaattataaaaacaaaacataaTACGATAATTGAGACAAAGGAAGGAATAAATTACGCACAGAGAAAAGATTTTGGATCTTCACATGTTATTATTAACGAGGAGAATAATGAAgtagaagaaaaatataaatcaaatttacCATTTGGATATACAAAAgaagattataaaataaaactcaGTGTGCCTGTTTCAAAGGAATGTAACACGACAagaatgtataaaaaaatattgagcGACgtaatttacaataaatcAGGAGAAAATATTGAACCCTTTAAATATGAGccagaaaattaa
- a CDS encoding meiosis protein MEI2 (MEI2), producing the protein MNKKSQTNNEEDSYLHDYVEEECKHDELNKPLLEDITKENHLNDSSSKILLDESPSKPLLDDYTSCFIIDSSLRVDSTLRKCLVASSTLHTDKVHNVQSPFSCQKFFFLLDDLNIIKKEEVHARLFRPKIPLDEEINKENVSNTLEVYKYSLTSRHESSCFISHESSSSSLPLDSSQYLKSTNILLKSSTDSKFKINLLEMDERTTCMIKNIPNKYTQKMLISLLNEHHFGCFDFVYLRMDFKNKCNVGYAFVNFTSKEHIVTFYKKINNKGWKLFSSNKIAELTYASIQGISNLVDKFRNSLVMKEQESYRPKIFYTEGYLKGVERKMI; encoded by the coding sequence ATGAATAAAAAGAGTCAGACTAATAATGAAGAAGATTCTTACTTGCATGACTACGTAGAAGAGGAATGTAAACATGATGAACTTAATAAACCTCTTCTTGAAGATATTACGAAAGAGAATCATTTGAATGACTCCTCAAGTAAGATTCTTCTTGATGAGTCCCCAAGTAAGCCTCTTCTTGATGATTACACTTCTTGTTTTATCATCGATTCCTCATTGAGAGTAGATTCCACATTGAGAAAGTGTCTCGTGGCTTCTAGTACTTTACACACTGATAAAGTCCACAATGTCCAGTCTCCCTTCTCCTGTCAGAAGTTCTTCTTCCTTCTTGATGATTTGAATATCATCAAGAAGGAAGAAGTCCATGCCCGCCTCTTCAGGCCCAAGATTCCACTAgatgaagaaattaataaggAGAATGTCTCTAATACTTTAGAAGTCTACAAATATTCCCTTACTTCCAGGCATGAATCTTCTTGTTTTATCAGTCATGaatcttcttcttcttctctTCCTTTAGATTCCAgtcaatatttaaaatctactaatattttattgaaatcTTCTACTGACTCAAAGTTCAAGATTAATTTACTTGAGATGGACGAAAGGACAACTTGTATGATAAAGAATATTCCCAATAAATACACACAGAAGATGTTAATAAGTCTCCTTAATGAGCATCATTTCGGGTGCTTTGATTTTGTCTACCTCAGGATGGATTTTAAGAATAAGTGTAATGTGGGCTATGCCtttgtaaattttactAGTAAAGAACATATAGTGACATTTTATAAGaagataaataataaaggcTGGAAGTTATTTAGTAGTAACAAGATAGCCGAGTTGACATATGCTTCTATACAAGGGATAAGTAATTTAGTAGATAAGTTTAGAAATAGTCTAGTGATGAAAGAACAAGAGTCTTACAGGCCGAAGATATTTTACACGGAGGGGTATTTAAAAGGAGTAGAGCGGAAAATGATATGA
- a CDS encoding splicing factor 3B subunit 1 — translation MPLTSKKNKEIQNEQRPVKRFKNENEVNYTFFIGRNLSPEEVALVLPSSFTFDIEDIDINALSLLQKFGSFDKKESLFFMKMAQSTDLEEVEIYKQLMNLLKGDRQKKRKSVKKLLKVENYDLTLEKIILFLISQDLDTNCKEKILTVIEMIHVKYKGNIKNWVEIVFLVTFFLDDLLLKSKAFEILSNFLIYNTNKIESLIFQEIDSEDKNIQEIISRLLSVYTITNGYNTTLDTFIKSRNSILIFLKSHYFIFKYFDIEIMDFRKDMFKFLDEIIKIKGIKLRKEISNIISYFNLKNFLDEQDCQKWLQVFLNIIYDYLGLEKNFEKIKIPDLNQEKNYLMNLLRTCSILSINSQNSSNIIFDFLKIWPDFTINNIKIFYRISENLNYSDVEFFITKNFDQLIDSKFVDYKKMIISIFQLILPNKKIEDLLISRMLDNEFILEIFNNVENIAIENRSQFIENLFLLIKNNSIFAINNIESLSKIVNFKEEAWYNIFEIGKSKIGNKNEDIKILGFKLINKIIKKIDKNDIKKFAQILYEKLDKNDKNLLIYQINTLDKIYEIYPLNDTSDKILEMATFLKYKDDNVKYACISFISTILKSKNHQNISKIEFMRIAYDVMDYLSFWYDKKKECGIILLTQISDIVAPQEIINIFLEFLEFNDKNIKKGLILGISHLANHVGIYNVLPVLLTDYKYVEDKVKLIIIRVLIKCKMEKKYIPYLTSIIEDSILNPVIDFRVEGVELCTELLINLDKSEMDVEILTHHLNLIWYNILETNTIIIKEFNKFIKNFTKTLGAQFLIKYVIQGMFHPSKKVRRRYNEIYEIIKLVDKNVTEYLEIIKKEINCKNFFKK, via the coding sequence atgcCGCTGAccagtaaaaaaaacaaagaaattcaaaatgAACAAAGACCagtaaaaagatttaaaaatgaaaacgAAGTaaattatacattttttataggaAGAAATCTATCTCCTGAGGAGGTCGCTCTGGTGTTGCCTTCTTCATTTACATTTGACATAGAAGATATCGACATCAATGCTTTGTCACTTCTACAGAAATTTGGAtcttttgataaaaaagaaagtcTTTTTTTCATGAAAATGGCACAATCTACAGATTTAGAAGAAGTTGAAATTTACAAACAATTAATGAATTTGTTAAAAGGAGACagacaaaaaaagagaaaatcagtaaaaaaattattaaaagttgaaaattatgatttaacacttgaaaaaataattttatttctaatttcaCAAGATTTAGACACAAAttgtaaagaaaaaattcttaCAGTTATAGAAATGATTCatgttaaatataaaggcaatataaaaaattgggttgaaattgtttttcttgttactttttttcttgatgATCTTTTATTGAAAAGTAAAGCATTTGAAATtttgtcaaattttttaatttataatacaaacaaaattgaaagtttaatttttcaagaaATTGATAGtgaagataaaaacattcAAGAAATTATATCAAGATTATTATCTGTATATACAATTACTAATGGATATAATACAACACTAGatacatttataaaaagtcGTAATAgcattttaatatttttaaagtctcattatttcatttttaaatattttgatatagAAATTATGGATTTTAGAAAGGACATGTTTAAGTTTTTAGATGAAATTATTAAGATAAAAGgtataaaattaagaaaagaaatatcaaatattatttcgtattttaatttgaaaaattttttggaTGAACAAGATTGCCAAAAATGGTTacaagtatttttaaatataatttatgattatttaggtttagaaaaaaatttcgaaaaaattaaaattccTGATTTGAACcaggaaaaaaattatttgatgaatttattaagaaCATGTTCGATTTTATCGATCAATAGTCAGAATTCgtcaaatataatttttgactttctaaaaatttggCCAGATTTTACgataaacaatataaaaattttttatagaatttctgaaaatttaaattattcagatgtagaattttttataacaaaaaattttgatcaATTAATTGATTCGAAATTTGTTGattacaagaaaatgaTAATTTCGATTTTCCAATTAATTTTGCCTAATAAGAAAATTGAAgatcttttaatatcaaGAATGTTAGAtaatgaatttattttagaaatttttaataatgtaGAAAATATCGCGATAGAAAACAGGTCtcaatttatagaaaatttatttttattaattaaaaataattctatttttgctataaataatatcgAGAGTTTGAgtaaaattgtaaattttaaagaagaagCTTGGTACAATATTTTCGAAATAGGTAAGTCAAAAATTGgcaataaaaatgaagatataaaaattttaggatttaaattaataaataaaataataaagaaaattgacaaaaatgatataaaaaaatttgctcaaattttatatgagaaattagataaaaatgataaaaatttattaatttatcaaattaatACTCTTGATAagatttatgaaatttatcCATTAAATGATACCagtgataaaattttagaaatggccacttttttaaaatacaaagaTGATAATGTGAAATATGCCtgtatttcttttatttctacgattttaaaaagtaaaaatcatcaaaatatttccaaaattgaatttatGCGTATTGCCTATGACGTCATGGATTATTTGTCGTTTTGGTACgacaaaaagaaagaatGTGGCATCATTTTATTGACACAGATTTCCGACATTGTAGCGCCCCaggaaattataaatatttttttagaatttttagaatttaacgataaaaatattaaaaaaggtCTCATTCTTGGTATTTCTCATCTTGCCAATCATGTTGGTATTTACAATGTCTTGCCTGTTTTACTGACtgattataaatatgtaGAAGATAAagttaaattaattattatacgTGTCctaataaaatgtaaaatggAGAAGAAATATATTCCTTATTTAACTTCAATTATAGAAGATTCAATATTAAATCCAGTTATAGATTTCAGAGTTGAAGGAGTTGAACTTTGTACTGagttattaataaatttagataaatCAGAAATGGATGTAGAAATTTTGACTCATCATCTTAATTTGATTTGgtacaatattttagaaactAACACGATAATAATCaaagaatttaataaatttataaaaaattttacaaaaacacTCGGGGcgcaatttttaataaagtaCGTCATTCAAGGGATGTTTCATCCATCGAAAAAAGTAAGACGGCGATATAATGAGATttatgaaataataaaattagttGACAAGAATGTTACagaatatttagaaataattaagaaagaaataaattgtaaaaatttttttaaaaaataa
- a CDS encoding eukaryotic translation initiation factor 2 subunit has protein sequence MTSYECRFFKKKFPSEGEMIMGKVATVDSEGVSVDLLEYGDARGLILLGELSKKRIKNINQITKVGNLEVCIVLRVDDEKGYIDLSLAKVNDMEKEECKKNYAKNKIAYHILMKAAKKLNKSVKELYEEFGYDKAEEFGSLYFFFARVKEDESILENTELGLVIKKLIQDEFQASSYKVRADVEVTCPSNGGISSIKESFRKAHEKDSKLKISLLKTPTYSIVRTSSDKDKAYRVVQEACDIIESYIVEQGGAISIVGKSKLFGQKSKYSLLNIEDEEEDDESSD, from the coding sequence ATGACAAGCTACGAATGCcgttttttcaaaaaaaaatttccaaGTGAAGGCGAAATGATCATGGGGAAAGTAGCAACTGTAGATAGTGAAGGCGTTAGCGTCGATTTATTAGAATACGGCGACGCACGCGGTCTGATTTTATTAGGCGAGTTATCAAAAAAacgtataaaaaatattaatcaAATTACAAAAGTAGGCAATTTAGAAGTCTGTATAGTTTTGAGAGTAGATGATGAAAAAGGATACATCGATCTAAGTCTCGCCAAAGTCAATGATATGGAAAAAGAAGAATGTAAAAAGAATTACGCTAAGAATAAAATTGcttatcatattttaatgaaaGCTGctaaaaaacttaataaaAGTGTAAAAGAACTTTACGAAGAATTTGGGTATGACAAGGCCGAGGAATTTGGctctttatatttcttttttgctAGAGTTAAAGAAGACGAAAgcattttagaaaatacgGAATTAGGActtgtaataaaaaaattgatacaAGACGAGTTTCAAGCCAGTTCTTATAAAGTCAGAGCTGATGTTGAAGTTACTTGTCCTTCTAATGGTGGTATAAGTTCAATAAAGGAGTCATTTAGAAAAGCACATGAAAAAGATAGTAAATTGAAAATCTcacttttaaaaactcCAACTTATTCGATTGTAAGAACTTCTTCTGATAAAGATAAAGCTTATCGAGTTGTACAAGAAGCTTGTGATATTATTGAATCTTATATTGTCGAACAAGGCGGTGCGATTTCTATAGTAGGTAAGTCTAAGCTATTTGGccaaaaaagtaaatattcattattaaatattgagGATGAAGAAGAAGATGACGAATCAAgtgattaa
- a CDS encoding cyclin-dependent kinase gives MKNEDKNKLSCKFTKNNLQYKLQGIIGEGTFGKVYKGIKDTSKINAEYNKLDNKTEHNNTDLNKSDTIKLDTIKLDTIKLDTIKLDLNADNINADLNKTEHNNTEHNKKINNNTEHNAVNNTELNKKIKSKIEYFGIKKINQNKDGLHITTIREIKTLRKLNHKNIINLLEINVENSEIFLIFPYVRFDLNKYLKKNIPNKKEIIHIIKQISEGLKYLKSQNILHRDIKTSNILLDFDLNIKIADFGMSIITNKNMNHSPGVVTLWYRPPEILLNLKYNFQADIWGLGCILGEIIQGKSLFTGNTEIKVLECIILICGSINEKSLPNIKEMDILLPQSQRNLRKIFKNSDEELVDLLDKIMKINPEERLTIENILEDKIFKNYDGEFINNISKKYEHH, from the coding sequence atgaaaaatgaagataaaaataaattatcttgtaaatttacgaaaaataatttacagTACAAATTACAAGGAATAATTGGAGAAGGAACATTTGGGAAAGTTTACAAAGGAATTAAAGACacttcaaaaataaatgcagagtataataaattagatAATAAAACAGAGCATAATAATACAGATCTTAATAAATCAGATACTATCAAATTAGATACCATCAAATTAGATACCATTAAATTAGATACCATCAAATTAGATCTTAATGCAGATAATATTAATGCAGATCTTAATAAAACAGAGCATAATAATACAGagcataataaaaagataaataataatacagAGCATAATGCAGTTAATAATACAGaacttaataaaaagataaaatctaaaattgaatattttggaataaaaaaaataaatcaaaataaagatGGTCTTCATATCACAACTAtaagagaaataaaaaccTTAAGAAAACTTAACCacaaaaacattataaacTTACTAGAAATAAATGTAGAAAACTCAGAAATCTTCTTAATCTTCCCATATGTCAGATTTGAtctaaacaaatatttaaaaaagaatattccaaataaaaaagaaataatccACATAATTAAGCAAATTTCAGAAGGactcaaatatttaaaaagtcAGAATATTCTTCATAGAGATATAAAAACTAGTAACATTTTACTAGATTTcgatttaaatataaaaatagcaGATTTCGGGATGTCaataataacaaataaGAATATGAATCATAGTCCTGGGGTAGTGACCCTTTGGTACAGGCCCCctgaaatattattaaatttgaaatataatttcCAGGCTGATATTTGGGGACTGGGATGCATTTTAGGGGAAATTATACAAGGGAAGTCACTTTTTACAGGGAATACAGAAATCAAAGTATTAGAATGTATAATATTGATATGTGGAAGTATAAACGAGAAAAGTTTaccaaatataaaagaaatggACATTTTATTACCACAGTCGCAGCGGAAtctaagaaaaatatttaagaattCTGATGAAGAACTAGTAGATTTATTGGATAAAATAATGAAGATTAATCCTGAAGAAAGATTGACAATAGAAAACATATtagaagataaaatatttaagaattaTGATGGggaatttataaacaacatatctaaaaaatatgagcATCACTAA
- a CDS encoding mRNA-decapping enzyme: MDLVILKRHLKSLDSDFDSLLYFTKYTTIYLLSDGEWKDLNIYGTFVIYSRNNKNLRIRIFNKINKEDKYLEMSDKTKIRINNKILKIYNEETYGIWFHDEKNLNQVYEILTIHI; encoded by the coding sequence atggACTTGGTCATCTTAAAAAGACACTTAAAATCTCTAGACTCAGATTTTGACTctttactttattttacaaaatacactacaatatatttattatctgACGGAGAATGGAAAGATCTGAATATTTATGGGACATTTGTAATATATTCAaggaataataaaaatctaagaataagaatatttaataaaattaataaagaagataaatatttagaaatgagtgataaaacaaaaataagaataaataataaaatattgaagaTTTATAATGAAGAAACATATGGGATATGGTTTCATGATGAGAAAAATCTAAATCAAGtatatgaaatattaacCATACATATATGa
- a CDS encoding H/ACA ribonucleoprotein complex subunit NHP2, with the protein MMPIATPLASEKQLEMINEAIKSIEKLISGIKACTKEIKKESKGVVVLSADTTPMDLITHIPALCEEKGIKYIFVEKKDLLTKPCTCVFINKGVNKDLYETIK; encoded by the coding sequence ATGATGCCCATAGCGACGCCTTTGGCTAGTGAAAAACAGTTAGAAATGATTAATGAAGCAATAAAAtcaatagaaaaattaatatcgGGAATTAAAGCGTGCactaaagaaataaaaaaggagaGTAAAGGGGTTGTCGTTTTATCAGCAGACACGACTCCTATGGATTTAATAACTCACATTCCTGCACTTTGTGAAGAGAAAGGaataaaatacatatttgtagaaaaaaaagatcttCTTACAAAACCCTGTACttgtgtttttataaataaaggaGTTAACAAAGATTTATATGAAACAATAAAGTAA